One window from the genome of Myxococcales bacterium encodes:
- a CDS encoding phosphoribosylaminoimidazolesuccinocarboxamide synthase: MNDSELTAALTSVLSRALGEPISAADVAAAGGYDDLRLYEGKVRDCYISAARGHRILVASDRLSAFDHVIDTIPCKGQVLNQLAAFWFEQTSHLVPNHVLSVPDAQVTIGRELVPIAAEFVVRAYLTGVTSTSIWRAYEQGHREFAGHALPDGLVKNAKLPHAIVTPSTKAAHGDHDETVSRAQLLARGEVTAEVFDRAAALALTLFAHGQAYALTRGLILADTKYEFGLNAAGEVVVMDEIHTPDSSRYWFADDFAARHAAGDEPRSLDKEFVRRFLAEELGYRGDGPSPRLPDAVRVEAALRYVRNYEMVTGREFVPDLTDPRTRILAALRQAKAMP, from the coding sequence ATGAACGATAGCGAGCTTACCGCGGCCCTAACTTCGGTGCTCTCGCGAGCGCTCGGCGAGCCGATTTCGGCGGCCGACGTCGCGGCGGCGGGTGGCTACGACGATTTGCGGCTCTATGAGGGCAAGGTGCGCGATTGCTATATTAGCGCGGCGCGCGGCCATCGCATCTTGGTGGCCAGCGATCGCCTCAGCGCGTTTGATCACGTCATTGATACCATTCCGTGCAAGGGCCAAGTGCTCAACCAGCTCGCGGCGTTCTGGTTTGAGCAGACGTCGCACCTGGTGCCCAATCACGTGCTGTCGGTGCCCGACGCGCAAGTCACCATCGGCCGCGAGCTGGTGCCGATTGCCGCCGAATTCGTGGTGCGCGCGTATCTCACCGGCGTCACCTCGACCTCGATTTGGCGGGCCTATGAACAAGGCCACCGCGAATTTGCCGGCCATGCGCTGCCCGATGGGTTGGTGAAAAACGCTAAGCTGCCGCACGCCATTGTCACGCCGTCAACCAAGGCGGCGCACGGCGATCACGACGAGACCGTGTCGCGGGCGCAATTGCTCGCGCGTGGCGAGGTGACCGCCGAGGTCTTCGATCGCGCCGCGGCGCTGGCGCTGACGTTGTTTGCGCACGGGCAGGCCTATGCGCTGACGCGTGGACTGATTCTCGCCGACACCAAGTATGAATTTGGCCTTAATGCGGCGGGCGAGGTGGTGGTGATGGATGAAATCCACACCCCAGATTCGTCGCGCTATTGGTTCGCCGACGATTTTGCGGCGCGACATGCCGCCGGCGATGAGCCGCGCAGCCTGGATAAGGAATTTGTCCGCCGCTTTCTCGCCGAGGAGCTCGGCTATCGCGGCGATGGGCCGTCGCCGCGCCTGCCCGATGCGGTGCGCGTCGAGGCGGCGCTGCGCTACGTACGCAACTACGAAATGGTCACGGGGCGAGAGTTCGTGCCGGATTTGACCGACCCGCGGACGCGTATTTTGGCGGCGCTGCGCCAGGCGAAGGCGATGCCATGA
- the dut gene encoding dUTP diphosphatase, with amino-acid sequence MNGPTVLCRKLRPDAQLPAQMTAGAAGFDLCAALDVPMSLAPGARALVPTGLALAIPAGFEGQVRPRSGLALKHGVTVLNAPGTIDADYRGELAVILVNLGTADVIIAHGDRIAQIVFAAVAAPSLQVVEALPATTRGAGGFGSTGEMPTAGAAQ; translated from the coding sequence ATGAACGGTCCGACGGTGCTATGCCGCAAGCTCAGGCCAGATGCGCAGCTGCCGGCGCAAATGACTGCGGGCGCGGCGGGGTTTGACCTCTGCGCGGCGCTCGATGTGCCGATGAGCCTCGCCCCTGGTGCGCGGGCGTTGGTTCCAACCGGCTTGGCGCTGGCGATTCCCGCCGGGTTTGAAGGCCAAGTCCGGCCGCGCTCGGGGTTGGCGCTAAAGCACGGCGTCACCGTGCTAAACGCCCCGGGCACCATCGACGCCGATTATCGCGGTGAGCTGGCGGTGATTTTGGTGAACCTCGGCACCGCCGACGTTATCATTGCCCATGGCGATCGCATCGCGCAGATCGTGTTTGCCGCGGTGGCGGCGCCCAGCTTGCAAGTTGTCGAGGCGCTGCCGGCGACGACGCGCGGCGCGGGCGGCTTTGGTTCCACCGGCGAGATGCCGACGGCAGGAGCGGCCCAGTGA
- a CDS encoding adenylosuccinate lyase, with protein MITRYARPALVAVWSDATRFDTWLSVELAVCRAMERAGTVPAGTAAVVEAASRGKLDAARILEIEATTRHDVIAFLTHVEELAGAPARWLHLGMTSSDVLDTSLALQCVQALDQILVGVTALAASLGEKARAHAGTPMIGRSHGMHAEPTAAGLTFARWRAELLRAQARVVAARRGIAVGKIAGAVGVYGNIEPTIEAEALGELGLAPETVATQIVARDRHAEVLGALALLGTAIEQMALGVRHWQRSEVGEAEEGFGKGQKGSSAMPHKKNPILSENLCGLARLLRSYAQAGLENVALWHERDISHSSVERVVLPDATILADFMVARATQLIDGLVVRSDRMAANLAAAGGMWASEGVLLALVRAGIPRQQGYVYVQRCAMAAHAGTTTFRDALAQDPDIAKLLTAPTLEACFDLQHHLRHAEFILARALQLTPGSVDHK; from the coding sequence GTGATTACGCGGTATGCGCGGCCGGCGCTGGTGGCCGTTTGGTCAGATGCGACGCGGTTTGATACGTGGTTGTCGGTTGAGCTGGCGGTGTGTCGCGCCATGGAGCGTGCGGGCACCGTGCCGGCTGGCACCGCGGCGGTAGTGGAAGCGGCAAGCCGCGGCAAGTTAGACGCCGCGCGCATTTTGGAAATCGAAGCGACGACGCGCCACGATGTCATCGCGTTTCTCACTCATGTGGAAGAGCTCGCCGGCGCTCCGGCGCGCTGGCTGCACTTAGGCATGACGTCTTCGGATGTGCTCGACACCTCGCTCGCGCTACAATGCGTGCAGGCGCTCGATCAGATTCTCGTAGGTGTTACCGCGCTGGCTGCCTCGCTTGGCGAAAAGGCGAGGGCGCATGCGGGGACCCCGATGATTGGCCGTTCGCACGGCATGCACGCCGAGCCAACCGCGGCAGGGCTTACGTTTGCGAGGTGGCGCGCCGAGTTGCTGCGGGCGCAGGCGCGCGTGGTCGCGGCACGCCGCGGCATCGCGGTCGGCAAGATCGCCGGCGCGGTGGGCGTCTACGGCAATATCGAACCGACCATCGAGGCCGAGGCGCTCGGCGAGCTTGGCCTTGCCCCGGAAACCGTCGCGACGCAAATCGTCGCGCGCGATCGCCATGCCGAGGTGCTCGGCGCGCTGGCGCTGCTGGGTACGGCCATCGAACAGATGGCGCTTGGCGTGCGGCATTGGCAGCGCAGCGAGGTCGGCGAAGCGGAAGAGGGTTTTGGCAAAGGCCAAAAGGGCTCGAGCGCGATGCCGCACAAGAAGAACCCGATTTTGTCGGAAAACTTGTGTGGCCTGGCGCGGCTGCTACGCAGCTACGCGCAGGCGGGCCTCGAGAACGTCGCGCTGTGGCATGAGCGCGATATTTCGCATTCGTCGGTCGAGCGCGTCGTGCTGCCCGATGCGACGATCCTCGCCGACTTCATGGTCGCGCGCGCGACGCAGCTCATTGATGGCCTGGTGGTGCGCAGCGATCGCATGGCGGCAAACCTGGCCGCCGCTGGTGGCATGTGGGCCTCCGAAGGCGTGCTGCTCGCCCTGGTCCGGGCCGGCATCCCGCGGCAACAAGGTTACGTTTACGTGCAACGCTGCGCGATGGCCGCGCATGCGGGCACCACGACGTTCCGCGACGCGCTGGCGCAGGACCCCGATATCGCCAAGCTGCTGACGGCGCCGACGCTAGAGGCTTGTTTTGATTTGCAACATCATCTCCGCCACGCCGAATTTATCTTGGCGCGCGCGCTGCAGCTAACCCCAGGCTCAGTCGACCACAAGTAG